DNA sequence from the Streptomyces sp. HUAS 15-9 genome:
ACAGCCGTACCCGATCGGCACCAAGGACGTGATGGTGTCGGCCTCCATCGGCATAGCGGTGGCGGTACCGGACATCACTCCGGACCAGTTGTTGCACCAGGCCGACCTGGCCATGTATGCGGCCAAGGCCGCGGGCAAAGGCCGTATCCGCATGCACCACGCGACGCCCCCGCACGCTCACAGCGGCGCGTAGATGTAACGCCTGCTACATTCGCTCTTGTGGCGGACATGGAACCAGGGAGCCGCTGGCTCGTCCTCGTGATCAAACTTCCCGCGGAGCCGACCCGGCACCGGGTCGGGGTCTGGCGGGAGCTGCGCAAGTGCGGTGCGCTCTCCCTCGGCCAGGGGATCTGGGCCGTTCCGGACGTGCCGGTCTTCGCCGACGGCATCACCCGGGCGCTCACGCTCACGGAACAGGCCGGCGGGCAGGCCGTGACCTTGAACGCCTACGGGCGCAGTGCCGAGGACGCGTCCCGGTTCCGGGCGCTGTTCACCGCCGCCCGGTCCGCGGACTGGACGGAGTTCCTGGCCGACTGCGGCAAGTTCGAACGGGAGCTGGCCAAGGAGATCCGCATCGCCAAGTTCACGCTGGCCGAGCTGGAGGAAGAGGAGCAGTCACTGGAGCGGTTGCGGCGCTGGCACCGTGACCTGACCGCGCGGGACGTGTTCGGCGCTCCGGAGGCGGCCGAGGCAGGCCGGCGGCTCAAGGAATGTGCCGCGGCCTGCGAGGACTACGCCGAGCGGGTCTTCGCCGCACTGCACCAGACTCCGGAGGGGGAACAATGACGGCGCAGACTGCTCCAGCACGGCAGATGTGGCCGCTGTACGCGGCCGGGTTCACCACCGCCTTCGGCGCGCACGGCATCGCCGCGACCCTCGGCGGCAACTCCGAGGACGCGGTCACCTCGCTGCTTGTCCTCGGCGGACTGCTCGCCCTGTATGACGGCGCCGAGGTGGTCCTCAAACCGCTCTTCGGCACCCTCGCCGACCGCATCGGGGCCCGCCCCGTCCTGCTCGGCGGGCTCGTCGCGTTCGCCGCCGCGTCCGCGCTGTATGTCATGGCGGACAGCCCGGGCTGGCTGTGGGCCGCCCGGCTCGGGCAGGGCGCCGCGGCCTCCGCGTTCTCCCCGTCCGCCTCGGCACTGGTCGCCCGCCTCAATCCGGCCGCCAAGCACGGCCGCGCGTTCGGCAGTTACGGCTTCTACAAGTCCATCGGCTACACCCTCGGTCCGCTGCTCGGCGGCGTCCTGGTGTGGGCCGGGGGCCTGCGGTTGCTGTTCGCCGTTCTCGCTGTGCTCGGCGCGGCGGTCGCCGTCTGGGCCGCCGTCGCCGTTCCCGTCGTACCCCCGCTGCCCAAGGCCCGGCAGACGGTGCTGGATCTGGCCCGCCGCCTGGCGGACCCGGCCTTCCTCGCCCCGACGGCCGCGCTCGCGGCGGCGACCGCGGCC
Encoded proteins:
- a CDS encoding Chromate resistance protein ChrB produces the protein MEPGSRWLVLVIKLPAEPTRHRVGVWRELRKCGALSLGQGIWAVPDVPVFADGITRALTLTEQAGGQAVTLNAYGRSAEDASRFRALFTAARSADWTEFLADCGKFERELAKEIRIAKFTLAELEEEEQSLERLRRWHRDLTARDVFGAPEAAEAGRRLKECAAACEDYAERVFAALHQTPEGEQ
- a CDS encoding MFS transporter produces the protein MWPLYAAGFTTAFGAHGIAATLGGNSEDAVTSLLVLGGLLALYDGAEVVLKPLFGTLADRIGARPVLLGGLVAFAAASALYVMADSPGWLWAARLGQGAAASAFSPSASALVARLNPAAKHGRAFGSYGFYKSIGYTLGPLLGGVLVWAGGLRLLFAVLAVLGAAVAVWAAVAVPVVPPLPKARQTVLDLARRLADPAFLAPTAALAAATAALSVGVGFLPVSGRAAGLGTVATGAAVSVLAGCAAVVQPRAGRALDDGRLTTRTGLAAGLLATAVGLACAMLPGLTGILLGATLIGIGTGLITPLGFAALAANTPTERLGQTMGAAELGRELGDAGGPLLVAAVASLTTLTHGFGALAAVIGTGAVIAFVHRRSASAVLKPGADT